One genomic window of Hymenobacter sp. J193 includes the following:
- a CDS encoding DUF6252 family protein encodes MKTKHPLAFRLLTLLLCLPLLTACSSDDKEDDPDPTTENSGDEVRWTVSGTEYAGFGSNVQTQGHYRPSNTDNKKKELLILADDSKNYQVSVLIDGFTGKGTYTLVPNGDSRGGLTEITGAKNTYISVWAVGSPAGKVEITEWDPATTHVKGTFSFKGRVRNSGGTFGPSVEVTSGSFNFKSVYKY; translated from the coding sequence ATGAAAACGAAACACCCCTTGGCTTTCCGCTTGCTTACGTTGCTGCTGTGTTTGCCTTTGCTCACGGCCTGTTCTTCAGATGACAAGGAAGACGACCCCGACCCCACGACCGAGAACAGCGGCGACGAAGTGCGCTGGACGGTGAGCGGCACCGAGTACGCCGGCTTCGGCAGCAACGTGCAGACCCAGGGCCACTACCGCCCCAGCAACACCGACAATAAGAAAAAGGAGCTGCTCATCCTCGCCGACGACTCCAAGAACTACCAGGTGAGCGTGCTCATCGACGGCTTCACCGGCAAGGGCACTTACACGCTGGTACCTAACGGCGACTCCCGCGGCGGCCTCACCGAAATAACCGGCGCCAAGAACACCTACATCAGCGTGTGGGCAGTCGGCAGCCCGGCCGGCAAGGTGGAAATAACAGAATGGGACCCCGCCACTACCCATGTGAAAGGCACCTTCTCCTTCAAGGGCCGCGTGCGCAACTCCGGTGGCACGTTCGGGCCCTCCGTGGAGGTAACCAGCGGCTCCTTCAACTTCAAGTCAGTCTACAAATACTAA